Genomic window (Saccharothrix australiensis):
CGCCGGGCTGGCCGTGGTGGGCCGCAAGGGCTGAGCGGACCCGCTCAGCCCGCCCAGATCCCCGCGACGAAGAACAGGAACACCGCCGCCTGCACCAGCGTCGTCGTGTACAGCCAGCCGTACAGCACCGGCCGCAGCGCGCGACGGCGCTGCGCGGCCAGCACCATCGCCACGTAGATCACCAGGCACGGCAACAGGTACCGGTGCACCGAGACCACGTTGCTGTTCAGCGTGAACATGACGAACGACGCCAGCCCGAACGCGGCCAGCGGGATGCCGTCCTTGCGCAGCGCCACGAACACGTACACCGACGACGCGAGCAGCACCACGAGCCCGACCAGCGGCAGCAGGTGGCTGAGCACCTGCCAGTTGTTCGGCCGCCCGCTCGCCAGCGCCTCCCACGAGGCCGACACCTCGGTCGCCAGCGTGCCGGGGATGTTGAAGTTCGTGACGTGGTAGCCCCACGTCGACACGGTGTCGTAGGCGTGGAACATCGCCAGCGGGTCACCGGTGACGACTTGGAGCACCACCGCGTACGCCACGACGCCCAGGCCCGCCGCCGGGAACCACAGCAGGTGCCACGACAGCAGGCCGCGGAGCTTCCAGTCCCTGGACCGGAAGAACTCCAGGAAGCACAGCCCCACGAACAGCACGGCGGTGATGCGCGTGGCGGTCAGCGGGATCAGGCACAGCCCCATCCACACCCACTGCCTGCGCAGCGCGAACAGGAACGCCCAGAACCCGAGCGCGCAGAACACCGCCTCGCTGTAGAAGCCGTGCAGGAAGAACGCCGTCGGCGCGGTCAGGAACGCCGCCACGGTCAGCCAGGCAGCCCGCTCGCCGGTCACGAAGTGCCGGGCGATCTTGAGCAGCGCGGTCGCCGCGCACCACGACGCGATCCCGTTGACGATCATGCCGACGGCCAGGAAGCCCAGCTTGCCGAAGGTGATCGTCTCCAGCAGCCACACGCAGAACGGGAAGAACGGGTAGAACGCGTGCACCCACGGCGTGGCCTCGTTGGCGTAGCCGCCGTTGGCGATCTGGTGGAAGTTCTCGGAGTCCCACCGGTAGGTGTGCGACAGCAGGGTCGCGTCCGGCCCGAGCACCTTCACCGGGTAGCCCTCGCCGATCGGCAGGGTGCCCTGGAACAGCACGGCCACCGCCGTCAGCACCGCGTGCCAGGCGAACACCAGGGCGAACGCGCGGGCCCAGTCCGAGGTCAGCGGCGAGCGCCGCCGGGCCGGCCCCGCGCTCGGCGCGGTGGTGGCGGTCGGCGTGATCAAGTCCGTCATCAGGCGGTTTCCTTCTGTCTGAACACCAGCCTGTTGTAGAGGGTGTAGTTCCACACCAGGTTGAAGACGAGCGCGGCCAGCTTCGGCCCGACCAGGGCGACGAGCTCGTGCGTGCCCGCGAACGCGCCGCTGGTCAGGCTGATCAGGATCGGCTGCACCACCCACAGGCCGAACGCCGTGACCAGCACGAACAGCACCACCTGGGTGCGCACGTCACCGGTCCGGGCGCGGAACGTGAAGGAGCGGTTCAGCGTGAAGCTGCACGCCATGCCCGCGGTGGTGGACAGCAGGTTCGCCACGAACATCGGCAGGCCCGCGAGCGACAGCAGCGTGTACGACACCACGTCGACCAGCGTGTTCGCGACGCCCACCAGTCCGAACCGGACCTTGGTGGCCAGGGCGGGCCTCACCGCGCCGCGCCCGTCGTCGCGGGCAGCGGTTTCGCGGCGGTCCGCACCGCCGCCACGGTGTACAGCGGGCGGCCCTGCGCCTGCGCGTAGGTGCGGCCGATGTAGCTGCCCAGCACGCCCAGCATGGTGATCTGGATGCCGCCCAGGAAGAACATGCCGATGGTGATGAACGCCCAGCCGGGCACGGCCGTCTCCGGGGCGAGCAGCTTCACGCCCGCCACGTAGAGGATGCCGAGGAAGCTCAGGAACGAGATGAAGTAGCCGAGCCTGCTGATCAGCCGCAGCGGCGCGACGGAGAAGCCCAGGACGCCGTCCGCCGCGAACCGGAGCATCTTGCTCAGCGGGTAGCCGGTGACGCCCGCGTGCCGCTCGTCCCGGTCGAACAGCACGCCGGTCTGCCGGAAGCCGATGTAGCTGACCAGGCCGCGCAGGAAGCGGTCGCGCTCGCGGAACTTGCGCAGCTCGTCGACCACCTTGCGGTCGATCAGCCGGAAGTCGCCGGTGTTGCGCGGGATGTCGATCGAGGCGACCTTGCGCAGGAACCAGTAGAACGCGCTCGCGGTGAGCTTCTTGAACGCCGTGTCCCGCCGGGACCGCCGCTGCGCGTACACGACCTCGTAGCCCTGCTCCCACTTCTCGACCAGCTCCAGGCTGACGCGGGGCGGGTCCTGCATGTCGCTGTCCATGATGATCACGGCGTCCGCGTCGGCCAGGTCCAGGCCGGCGGTGACCGCCATCTGGTGGCCGAAGTTGCGGGCCAGCTCGATCACGGTGACCCGGTCGTCGGCGTCGGCCAGCGCCTGGAGGTGGACCAGCGAGTCGTCCTTGCTGCCGTCGTCGACGTAGATGAAGCCGACGTCGTAGCGGTCGGCCAGCTCCTCGGCGACCTTGGACACGGTCTCGTGCAGCAGCGCGATGTTCCCGGCCTCGTTGTAGATCGGGAAGACGTACGTGATCGTCTGCCGCGCCTGACCGGCGCGCGGTGCCTCGGCGGTCACAGGCCAACCGTCCTTCGTGTTCGTGGCAGGGGACACCCGGCCACCAGAGGCGAGCGGAATCGGCCCGAACTATACTTCCCCGGCCCAACCGGAGGCTTCCTCGGGTACGGTGTGCCGGCTTATGCCGCGTCACGTCGAAAGGGCTGTCCGGGTGCTCACCCACGCCGAGTTCATGGCCATGCGCCGGTTCCCCGCCCTCGACGGCCTGCGCGCGATCGCCGCGGTGATCGTCGTGGTGTCCCACTTCGCCGGCCCGGAGTGGACGTGGGTGTCCGGCTGGGTGGGCGTCTACGTGTTCTTCGTGCTCTCCGGCTTCCTCATCACGACCCTGCTGCTGCGCGAGCAGTCGACCAATGGCCGGATTTCGCTGAAAGCGTTCTACCTGCGCCGGGTGTTCCGCATCCTGCCGCCGTACCTGGTGATCCTCGGGTTCATCGTGCTGTTCTGCTGGTTGCGCGGGGAGTTCCACAGCCGGGCGTTCCCCACGGCGTTGCCGTACTACCTGACGTTCTTCAACGAGTTCCTGCCCGCGGTGAACTCGGGCGGTCCCGACAACTTCTTCAGCGGGTCGTGGACGCTGGGCGTCGAGGAGAAGTTCTACCTGTTCTGGCCTGCGCTGATGGTGGTCGTCGGGGTGGCGGCGGTGAAGCGGCGGATCGCCGTCGCGGTGGCCGCGCTGGCGGCGATGGTGCTGTTCATCCCGTTCACCGGCGGCTGGATCATGGACTACTCGCAGACGTTGCTCTACGAGTCGACCGTGCACTACGCG
Coding sequences:
- a CDS encoding mannosyltransferase family protein gives rise to the protein MTDLITPTATTAPSAGPARRRSPLTSDWARAFALVFAWHAVLTAVAVLFQGTLPIGEGYPVKVLGPDATLLSHTYRWDSENFHQIANGGYANEATPWVHAFYPFFPFCVWLLETITFGKLGFLAVGMIVNGIASWCAATALLKIARHFVTGERAAWLTVAAFLTAPTAFFLHGFYSEAVFCALGFWAFLFALRRQWVWMGLCLIPLTATRITAVLFVGLCFLEFFRSRDWKLRGLLSWHLLWFPAAGLGVVAYAVVLQVVTGDPLAMFHAYDTVSTWGYHVTNFNIPGTLATEVSASWEALASGRPNNWQVLSHLLPLVGLVVLLASSVYVFVALRKDGIPLAAFGLASFVMFTLNSNVVSVHRYLLPCLVIYVAMVLAAQRRRALRPVLYGWLYTTTLVQAAVFLFFVAGIWAG
- a CDS encoding GtrA family protein, with translation MRPALATKVRFGLVGVANTLVDVVSYTLLSLAGLPMFVANLLSTTAGMACSFTLNRSFTFRARTGDVRTQVVLFVLVTAFGLWVVQPILISLTSGAFAGTHELVALVGPKLAALVFNLVWNYTLYNRLVFRQKETA
- a CDS encoding glycosyltransferase family 2 protein is translated as MTAEAPRAGQARQTITYVFPIYNEAGNIALLHETVSKVAEELADRYDVGFIYVDDGSKDDSLVHLQALADADDRVTVIELARNFGHQMAVTAGLDLADADAVIIMDSDMQDPPRVSLELVEKWEQGYEVVYAQRRSRRDTAFKKLTASAFYWFLRKVASIDIPRNTGDFRLIDRKVVDELRKFRERDRFLRGLVSYIGFRQTGVLFDRDERHAGVTGYPLSKMLRFAADGVLGFSVAPLRLISRLGYFISFLSFLGILYVAGVKLLAPETAVPGWAFITIGMFFLGGIQITMLGVLGSYIGRTYAQAQGRPLYTVAAVRTAAKPLPATTGAAR
- a CDS encoding acyltransferase family protein, producing MLTHAEFMAMRRFPALDGLRAIAAVIVVVSHFAGPEWTWVSGWVGVYVFFVLSGFLITTLLLREQSTNGRISLKAFYLRRVFRILPPYLVILGFIVLFCWLRGEFHSRAFPTALPYYLTFFNEFLPAVNSGGPDNFFSGSWTLGVEEKFYLFWPALMVVVGVAAVKRRIAVAVAALAAMVLFIPFTGGWIMDYSQTLLYESTVHYAILLIGALLAILMHNERSFAFIAPLTHPLAAIPVAIGFVALHVNMTDLWASTRNNLWLLLGYALLVAMLLVVLVSRGPLRWLLSTAPMRFVGDRSYSLYLIQGVAHFIVVLTIPRFAINGTATGVVVILVSLLMADLVYRWCEKPAIAWGRAIINRRGQRRAARPEPLPPAAEPVPVAAG